From the Paenibacillus sp. MMS20-IR301 genome, the window GGCGCTTCCGGTTTCACTGACAGTGTGCTGTGGCTGAACAGCCTGCCGCTCGTCTTCTTCCTGGAATTGTTCGGCATCTGGCTGCCGCTGCTGTACCACGGCGTATTCGGCCTGTACATCGCGTACCAGTCGAAGCCGAACCTGAACCGCTACAATCTGGAGCGCAACTGGCGTTATACCCTCCAGCGCATCAGCGGGGTGGTCACCTTCATCTTCATCGTATGGCATCTGTACGATACCCGGGTCCAGGTGGCACTCGGCAATGTAGAGCATGATGAGCTTGGCGGGGTCATGCACAACATTGTAACCCAGCCGCTGCTGATGGCCCTCTATATCGTCGGAATCATAGCCGCCTGCTTCCACTTCTCGAATGGCCTGTGGTCATTCCTGATCAGCTGGGGCATTACGGTCGGGCCGCGTTCCCAGCGGGTGTCCTCCATTCTGTGTCTCGGCTTGTTCGTAATTGTTACCTTCATGTTCGTGCTGTCACTGGTTACCTTCCGTGACGATGAATTTCAAACTGCGGCAGCAGCGGTCCAGTCGCTGCGCAGCTTTATCTAGAATATAGCGCATATGCTTCCGAAGCGAGTTTTGTACGATGAGAAATCAGGAAGCAGACGCTCACAAAACTTAAGTGTATGCTTCCGAAGCAAGTTTTGTACGATGAGAAATCAGGAAGCAGACGCTCACAAAACTTAAGTGTATGCTTCCGAAGCAAGTTTTGTACGATGAGAAATCAGGAAGCAAACGCTCACAAAACTTTTAGGAGGGAACAATCATGGCATCAGCCGATATCATCATCGTGGGCGGCGGTCTCGCCGGCCTGATGGCTACCATCAAGGCCGCCGAAGCCGGCGCGCATGTACATCTATTCTCACTGGTCCCTGTCAAAAGATCGCATTCGGTCTGTGCGCAAGGCGGCATTAACGGCGCTGTAAATACAAAGGGTGAAGGCGACTCGCCCTGGGAGCATTTCGATGATACCGTCTACGGCGGCGACTTCCTGGCGAACCAGCCCCCGGTCAAAGCGATGTGTGAGGCTGCTCCGGGCATCATTCACCTGATGGACCGGATGGGCGTCATGTTCAACCGTACGCCGGAGGGGCTGCTCGACTTCCGCCGGTTCGGCGGGACGAAGCGCCACCGGACAGCATTCGCCGGGGCAACTACCGGCCAGCAGCTGCTGTACGCACTGGATGAGCAGGTACGCCGCTGGGAAGCCGAAGGCCTCGTGACCAAAAGCGAGAACTGGGAGTTCCTCTCGGTCATTCTCGACGATGAGCGTGTCTGCCGCGGCATCAGCGCCCAGAATCTGAAGACGATGGAGATTCAGACCTTCCCGGCGGATGCGGTGATTCTGGCGAGCGGCGGGCCCGGGATTATTTTCGGCAAAACAACGAACTCGGTCATTAACACAGGTACCGCTGCAAGCGCAGTATATCAGCAGGGTGTACATTATGCGAACGGCGAATTCATCCAGATTCATCCGACGGCGATACCCGGCGATGACAAGCTGCGGCTGATGTCGGAATCTGCGCGCGGTGAGGGCGGACGCATCTGGACCTACAAGGACGGCAAGCCGTGGTATTTCCTCGAAGAGAAGTATCCGTCGTACGGCAATCTGGTTCCGCGTGATATTGCCACCCGCGAAATCTTCAATGTATGCGTGGATCAGGGACTGGGTATCAATGGTGAGAACATGGTCTATCTGGACCTGTCGCATAAGGATCCGAAGGAGCTTGACGTTAAGCTTGGCGGCATCATCGAGATCTACGAGAAATTCATGGGCGATGATCCGCGTAAAATCCCGATGAAAATCTTCCCGGCCGTGCATTATTCCATGGGCGGCATGTGGGTCGACTATAACCAGATGACCAATATCCCCGGCCTATTCGCCGCAGGGGAATGTGAATACCAGTACCACGGGGCGAACCGCCTTGGTGCGAATTCGCTGGTGTCGGCAATATATGGCGGCATGGTCTCCGGGCCGAAGGCCGTAGAATATATTAAAGGGCTGAAGAAATCGGTGCAGGATATCTCCTCCACAGTATTTGACAGCTTCCACAAGACACAGACGGATAAATATGAAGCTCTCCTCGGGATGACCGGTACGGAGAATGCTTACGTCATTCATAAGGAGCTTGGCGAATGGATGACGGCGAACATGACCGTGGTGCGTGAGAACAAGCGGCTTGAAGCGACCATCGGCAAAATTAAAGAGCTGAAGGAGCGCTACCGTAACATCAGCATGAGCGACACGTCGCGCTGGAGCAACCAGGGGGTGGCGTTCACCCGCCAGCTGTGGAACATGCTGGAGCTGTCGGAAGCAATGACCCTTGGAGCACTGCTGCGCAATGAGAGCCGGGGGGCGCATTACAAGCCGGAATTCCCGAACCGCAATGATGAGGAGTTCCTGAAGACAACCAAAGCCAGCTGGAGTGCCGACGGCCCGCAGATCTCTTACGAGGAAGTGGATGTATCGCTGATTCCTCCGCGGGTGCGGGATTACTCGAAGGACTAAGCGGGGTAGAATTCAAACTTCACTGGACTGGTCTTAACTTGACCTGACTTGAATTACACTAATTTCTCTTGCCGCTGGAATATGCCGGATGACTGGTTATGCTCTCTGGATGGAATTCGGTATAAGTGTATTTCGTGCAACTAATTTAGTCCTCTTTCGGTACAGGAGTTGTATAACTGTATTCTGTGCAGCTAAAGTCTCCCGAACAGGCGGGAATAAGCTTATTCCGGAAGTATAATTGTACAGAATGCAGTTAAATCGCAAATTTAACAGAATTCCCTGGTTTTAATTGTACAAAGTGCAGTTAACGCGGGAAGCTTAAGCGGAAATTCTTCATGAATGATACAACTTAAAGCGCGGGCTTCCGGGGCCGGTATGAATAAGCGGGTTCGGCGGAGGCTAGCAGTCCTATTCAAACTTTTAGGAGGTAACCGATATGGCGGAAACAGCAGCAGCTCCCAAAAACGTGAAATTTATCATTACCCGCCAGGATGAACCGGAAACGAGCCCATATACTGAAGAGTTCGAGCTTGCGTACCGTCCGGGCATGAATGTGATCAGTGCGCTGATGGAGATTCAGCGTAATCCGGTCAATGCGAAGGGTGACAGTACGGTCCCGGTCTGCTGGGAATCCAACTGTCTGGAGGAAGTATGCGGCGCCTGCTCCATGGTCATCAACGGCAAACCCCGCCAGGCCTGTGCGGCACTGATTGATAACCTGGAGCAGCCGGTGCGGATTGAGCCGATGAAGACCTTCCCGGTTGTCCGGGACCTCGTGATTGACCGCAGCCGGATGTTTAATGCCCTGAAGCGGGTCAAAGCCTGGATTCCGATCGACGGTACTTATGATCTTGGTCCGGGACCGCGGATGCCGGAGAAGAAACGCCAGTGGGCGTATGAATTGTCCAAGTGCATGACCTGCGGTGTCTGCCTGGAAGCCTGCCCGAATGTCAACGAGAAGACCAACTTCATTGGTCCCGCTGCTATTTCCCAGGTGCGCCTGTTCAACGCCCATCCTACGGGTGAGATGAACTCCGACGAGCGCCTGGAGGCGCTGATGGAGGACGGCGGCATCGACGGCTGCGGCAACTCGCAGAACTGCGTGCGCGCCTGCCCGAAGGGCATTCCGCTGACTACATCCATCGCCGAAATCAACAAGCAGACCACAAAGCATATGTTCAAGCGCTGGCTGGGTGTTTAACCCCGGCTGCAGTACTTGGTAATGCCTGGCAACAGTTAATAGAACCATCCCGCGGCTTAGGGTTTCCGCCCAGCCGGGGATGGTTTTTTTTGTATTTTCTGATCTTCGCCTGCAAATCCTGGTTTGCGGATTTACTTTTGCAATGCCCTGTTTTATTTAATATCGCCTTATGGTGGCTCCGTGTTGCCGGGAGGTATGCTAAAGGAAGTCAATCATCGCCAACGCGGCGGAAAGCGGGGTGAACAGGGGCTGCAAGCAGGCGGAGCACATCAGGAGCAGCACACTTCATCAGGTCTGCCTTCTTCCGGCCGGTCTGCAGCAGCGGCGAACTACGAATGGGAGGGTATCATGATCAGATCCGCAGGTAACATAAGACAGCGTTTTATGATGTGGCTTGGCATGGCTGTATTGATTCTGGCGGTCAGCCTGCCACTGGCTCCTGACGTTGTGTCGGCGGCTTCGGCCTTTACCCAGACAGCGGCTTCCGGCTACAGCAGCCAATCCGGGATCCAGCTGGAGGCATCCAGTGAAGGTGGGCAGAATGTCGCATTTATTGACAACGGTGATTATATTGCTTTTAACAATGTGGAATTTGGCAGTGGTGCAGCTTCTATCGACGTCAGGGTGGCAAGCAATAACAGCGGCGGGACGATTGAAGTACGACTGGACAGCTTGAATGGAACGCTTCTCGGCACGGTTGCCGTTCCGGGCACCGGAGGATGGCAGGCATGGCAGACCCAATCGGCCACGGTCAGTCCTGTAAGCGGAGTGCATACACTGTACCTCAAATTCACAGGCGGAGCAGGTAATTTATTCAATGTGCTCTGGTTCAAATTCAATGCCCCGTCCGCCGGCGGGGATGTGGTAGGCAAGCTGTTCGCGGGCTATCAGGGCTGGTTCAATGCAGCCGGAGACGGCTCGCCGAACGGGGGATGGGTACACTGGTCCAAGAACAGCAGCGCACCCGCGGCCGGCAGCACCGTGAATTTCGATCTGTATCCCGATCTCCGGGAATACTCGAAGCTGTATCAGACCAGTCTGGCTAATCTGGGGAACGGAGCCGCGGCGAAGCTCTTCTCCTCCTATGATCAGGAGACGGTGAATAAGCATTTTGAATGGATGCAGACCTACAATATTGACGGGGCCGCCCTGCAGCGCTTCGGTGCGGATGAGAGCGATGCGCCAAATGGCTGGAAGAGTAACCGCGACAGTGTGGCCGTCAAGGTGAAGAGCGCGGCAGAAGCCTACAACCGCAAATTCTATGTAATGTATGACATCACCGGCATGAATGCGGGCAACTGGGTGAACGCGGTTAAGCATGACTGGACGGTCAACGTCGTGAATGCCATGCACCTGCCATCCTCTTCAGCTTATGCGAAGCAGAACGGCAAGACGGTGGTCTGCCTGTGGGGCATCGGCTTTACCGACCGCCCGGGGACTGCAGCTGAATCGGCAGAACTGATTAGCTGGTTCAAGAATCAGGGGATTTACGTGATTGGCGGAGTGCCCACCTATTGGAGGGATGGCATTAATGACTCCAAAACCGGTTTCCTGAACGTCTACAAATCACTGGACATGATATCTCCCTGGTATGTGGGGCGCTTTGGAATGGCGGAGGCCGACAGCTTCAAGACCAATCTGCTGCAGCCGGATTATGCCTGGACCGGGCAGAATGGAATCGCCTATCAGCCGGTAATCTTCCCGGGATTCTCCTGGGCCAATATGACCGGCGGCCCGCAGAATCAGATTCCCCGCGCACACGGCGACTTCATGTGGAGGCAAGCCTACAACATTAAGAGCTCCGGCATCAGCACCGGTTATATTGCCATGTTCGACGAGTATGACGAGGGAACAGCTATCGCCAAAGCGGCAGAGAACAGCTCGATGATTCCGGCGAACCAGTATTTTCTGACCCTGAATGCGGATGGTGTAGCCGTATCCTCAGACTTTTATCTCCGGCTGGCGGGTGACATTAACCGGCTGTTCAAAGACCAGATTCCGCTGACGGTGAACCATCCCACGAGTCATCAGTAAGGCGGCTATGAACTTCAGAGCCTGCGGGAGGCACGGTTCCCCCGGGGGCTTTTGCCATGAAGCAGAACGTATCTTAAATGAATTCAAGGACTCCAGGAGGAACTTATGAGCATGAGAAATATGAACCCTGCAATTACAAGTATTTATACCGCTGATCCCTCGGCACATGTATGGGAGGACGGCAGAATGTACATTTATGCTTCCCATGACACCGATCCGGCGAGAGGCTGTGATCTGATGGACCGGTATCATGTATTCTCGTCCGGGGATATGGTGAGCTGGCGTGACGAAGGGGAGATTCTGGGTTCAGCGGATGTGAAATGGGGCAGACCGGAAGGCGGCTTTATGTGGGCGCCCGACTGCGCCTATAAGAACGGCACCTATTATTTCTATTATCCGCATCCCAGCGGTTCGGATTGGAACCATACCTGGAAGATAGGAGTGGCAACCAGCACGGAGCCGGCCCGCGGCTTCACCGATCAGGGTTACATTGAGGGGCTTGGCGGGTTCTCCATGATCGATCCGGCTGTATTCGTGGATGAGGACAACCGTGCCTATATGTATTACGGGGGCGGCGGGACATGTGAAGCCGGGGAAATGAACGGGGATATGATGTCCATCCGGGGCAGCATGCAGGAAATGGAAGGCCTGGAGGACTTTCATGAAGCAGCCTGGGTCTTCAAAAGAAACGGCGTGTACTATCTGACTTATGCGGACAACCTGGAGGGCAGCAACCGCATGCGTTACGCCACCAGTGATCAGCCGCTTGGTCCGTGGACATACCGGGGGATTTTTCTTGAGCCGACCGGCTGCCCGACAACCCACGGCTCTGTAGCAGAATTTAAGGGCCAGTGGTATTTGTTCTACCATAACCAGGAGCTGTCGGGAGAGGAGACGCTGCGGAGTATATGTATCGACGAGCTGCATTTCAATCCGGACGGATCGATCCGGACGGTGGTGCAGACCCGTGAAGGTGTGAAGCCGGCGGGAGAAGCTCCGCAGCCGCACCCGGAGATGAAGGTCTATGCAGCAGCGGACAGCGAGGCTAGCGGCGGTGCAGTTATTATAGCTGCGGAGGGCGTAAGTGCTGTCGCCGGTCTGGAGGCTGCAGATGCCTGCTGCCAGTTCCATGAGGTGGACGGCGGGGTACGGGGCGGCAGGGCCGAGATCCGGCTGCAGTATGCTGCGGCAGAGCCTCTTTCCAAGCTGCGGCTTACGGTGAACGGCAGGGACTACTCGCTGGTCAATGCGCCTTCCACTGGAGGAACCGCAGTCTTCACCGGCTGCACCGGACTTACCGTGAAGCTGGAGCCGGGCAGCGGCAACCTGATTACCTGGACAGCCGGCAGGGGGGATATCCGGATCTGCAGAATGACGGTCAGCCCGCTGGGGGATTAAGGCCTGCGGCAGAATAACAAAGACCCGTGAGGCGAGGCAGCCAGGCTGCGACGCTCTTCACGGGTTTTGTTGTGGTACCGGAAATTCTGCAACTTGAAAGTGACGGCTGAAGAAATTTGGAACGGCCGGAGCGCTAGCGAACAGGGGCCGGAGGTCCGATGTTCATCGTTGCGGGGGCTATGCTTAATGCTTAAAGCTTAGAGTTCGAGGCCGGAAGCCCGAAGCCGGAAGCCTGAAGCCCGAAGCCAAAAGCCAAAAGCCAAAAGCCAAAAGCCAAAAGCCAAAAGCTTAAAGCTTAAAGCTTCAAGCTTAGCTGCGCCTATCAGTGCCTGGATTGTCCGGTGCTCCTGAAATAAGTGGATTTTCTCCACTTGCTATGGAGCGGAGGGAGTGACTGCCGGATAACAGTTGGAAAAAGAGCACTTAATTTTCGGGAAATTCGTCCAAATAAGGCAAAGGTGATAAATTAAGTGACGTTTATCCAATTAAAATCCGAAATGGAGGAAAAATGATCAAATTAAGATGCATTTTTCCACTTAAAATCTTAGTGGGGAGCGGACCGGCGTCATCCAAAGTGATGAAGCGGCTACTCACAAGGAGAGCCATCGCTGGAACAGTGAGTAGCAGCCGAGCTGCCGCATGCCGGCCAGCCGAGCTGCCGCATGCCGACCAGGCCAGCTGCCGCATGCCGACCAGGCCAGCTGCCACATGCCGACCAGGCCAGCTGCCGCATGCCGACCAGCCGAGCTGTCGCATGCCGACCAGCCCAGCACGCCCGGAGGCGGATTTGCTCCGGCCGATTACAGCCTTATGCGGCGTCAGGTTTGAGATGCCTGACGTCCCTCCATCCAGGAGTAGCGCGGCTGCCAGTGCAAGGTCTCTTTAGCCAGCCGGTTGCTGACGACAGCTTCCCGGCCTTCGAACCGGCTGCGGCGGTCAAGCACCTCCGGATAGAACTCATTCAGCAGACGATCTGTGGGCCAGGCGCTCAGCGTATCATCCGCTGTAATATTGAGATTGCCTGGCGCAGCTTCCCCATGCTTCAGGGCTGCAAGGCAGGCAGCTGCGGCATCGCGGATGTCGATATAGCTCCATAGTGTTCTTACATATCTTTCCGGCTGGGCAGGCTGGATATGAGCGTATTCGGCTTCGGTCATCACGGTGGAGAAGCGCAGGGAGACCGTCTTCATTCCGCCCCTGCGGCTGAACATGGCGGCAGTCGCCTCATTGACCACCTTGGATAAGCCGTAGCATTCCCTGGGCTGCTGGGGATGCTGCTCATCCACCGGCACATATTCAGGGGAGAAGGGCTGCGGTGCCCAGGCGAAGCCGTAGGAGGATTCGCTGGAGCCCAGCACCACCCTGCGGATACCCAGCAGCCCGGCAGCTTCCAGGACGTTATAGCCGGAGAGTACATTATTGGTGAAAATATGGGCCGGCGGGTACAGCAGCGGCGCCGGAATCGCAGCCAGATGGATGACTGCGTCAGCGCCTTGCAGGGCGCTTGCCAGCTGGCCGAGATCGCTGAGATCTACGATCAGCTGGCGGCAGGACAGCTCCCCTGATGTGCGGCGGTCAATGGATACGGCCCCGTATCCGGCGTGCTGCAGCGCCCGGATCACGGCAGAGCCGAGCTTGCCGCTGCCGCCTGTTACGGCGATGGTTTCCATAAGCTAGAACCTCCTTAAGATTAGTACAAGCCAGCGAAGTCAGGGACGGACCAGCGTCCCGTCTGCTTTGCGGTCCAGCGGATAGGGATGATAATAGGCTGATCGTTTCCAGCCGGAGTGCAGCAGCCCCTTCGCTTTCACTTCATCCAGCTCTATGCCGAGTCCCGGCTTTTCTGCGGGATACAGGTATCCGCCCGAGCGCCGGATATGCCCGGGGAAGGCTTCCAGCTCCTCTTCCCGGAAATGATTGATCTCCTGGATGCCGAAGTTCCAGGCAGCCAGGTCCAGGTGAACAGCTGCAGCCTGGTTCACGGGATCATTCTCGCCGCCTTCCTGCCAGGCCGTCCGCACGCCGAAGGCCTCACAGACAGCGGCGATCTTGCGGCAGGCGCTGATTCCTCCCGCCTTAGACACTCTCACGCGCAGGAAATCTATCAGCCGCTCCTGAACCAGCGGCAGCCATTCCTGCGGGTTCGTGAACAGCTCGCCGACAGCCTGCGGTGTTGAGCTCTGCGCGCGCAGCTGGCGGTACCAGCCAAGCTGCTCAGGCGGCAGGGCATCCTCAAGATAGAACAGGGAATACGGCTCCAGCAATTTGGACAGCTGGATTGCGGCAATCGGCGACAGATGCTCATGCACATCATGCGTCAAGCCGACCGTACTGCCGAATTCGGCGCGGAGCTGCTCGAACATGTCAGGTACAGCCTGGAGATAGGCCTGCTCATCGAAGGCCCGCCCTTGAATCCAGGACGGCTCGGGCAGGCGGGTCTGCCCGCCGGGCACGAAGCCGCCCCCGCCGTAGCCGCCGAGCTGGCAGCGGATGACCGGGTAGCCTTCTGCCAGATAACGGTGAACCTCCTCCTTCAGTTCGGAGACGGTATGGCCGGAGGCATGCCCGTAGCAGGGAACGGCGGATCTGACCGCTCCCCCGAGCAGACGGTATACCGGCAGGCCCGCTTCCTTGCCGAGAATATCCCACAGGGCCATGTCGATGCCGCTGATGGCCGTCTGTGTAACCGAGCCGTTCCGCCAGTAGGCGCTGTGCTGCATGGTCTGCCACAGCTCCTCGATATAGGCGGTATCCCGGCCGGTCAGCAGCGGGGCGAACAGCTGCTCAATAACCTGCACGACCGCTTCCGGGTTATAGAGATCAGAAGCGGAGCCAAGGCCGTACAGCCCGTCGCAGTCAGTAAGGATCTGGACAATGGTCCAGCTTCCGTCCGCCCTTGTGCGGATACAGCGGATGGCTTTGATGATGGCCATGAGGATTACCTCCCTTCCTGCCGGAGAGTGCCGGGAAACCCTACGGTAACGATCTTGAAGCCCTGGACAGCAAGGGCAGAGTCTATAGGAGTCCCCCCGGCCTCTCCCAGAATCGTAGTCTCATATGCTGCTGCCGAGTCCAGCTTGAGCTGCGTATCCGCTGCCGAGAGATTGTACCAGCGGGCGACGGCATCCCCGCTGTGCTCGGCAATGGTGAGGCTGGAGAAGGCCAGGCGCTCACCCGACCATGGCAGCCATCCGGCCTCCGGCGGGAGCTCTCCCTCATGCAGCGTTGCAGCACAGGTGAGGGCCGGGACCGGGAATGCGTAAGCATCCCGGTAGGCTGCATAGCGTTCAGCCGCTCCGCCGTGTGGAATGATCATCCATTCAGCTTCACAAGGGCCAAGACACTGGGCCTCAGGTGTCGGGAACACGCCCCAGTCCCCCAGCTCGCCCACGGAACGCAGCAGCGTTACAGCCATTGTCCCCTGTCCGTCCTGCAGCACTTCATATTCATTGA encodes:
- a CDS encoding succinate dehydrogenase cytochrome b558 subunit; the protein is MRGFYSRKIHSLLGVIPLGAFFLEHMLTNFAAVEGGASGFTDSVLWLNSLPLVFFLELFGIWLPLLYHGVFGLYIAYQSKPNLNRYNLERNWRYTLQRISGVVTFIFIVWHLYDTRVQVALGNVEHDELGGVMHNIVTQPLLMALYIVGIIAACFHFSNGLWSFLISWGITVGPRSQRVSSILCLGLFVIVTFMFVLSLVTFRDDEFQTAAAAVQSLRSFI
- the sdhA gene encoding succinate dehydrogenase flavoprotein subunit, encoding MASADIIIVGGGLAGLMATIKAAEAGAHVHLFSLVPVKRSHSVCAQGGINGAVNTKGEGDSPWEHFDDTVYGGDFLANQPPVKAMCEAAPGIIHLMDRMGVMFNRTPEGLLDFRRFGGTKRHRTAFAGATTGQQLLYALDEQVRRWEAEGLVTKSENWEFLSVILDDERVCRGISAQNLKTMEIQTFPADAVILASGGPGIIFGKTTNSVINTGTAASAVYQQGVHYANGEFIQIHPTAIPGDDKLRLMSESARGEGGRIWTYKDGKPWYFLEEKYPSYGNLVPRDIATREIFNVCVDQGLGINGENMVYLDLSHKDPKELDVKLGGIIEIYEKFMGDDPRKIPMKIFPAVHYSMGGMWVDYNQMTNIPGLFAAGECEYQYHGANRLGANSLVSAIYGGMVSGPKAVEYIKGLKKSVQDISSTVFDSFHKTQTDKYEALLGMTGTENAYVIHKELGEWMTANMTVVRENKRLEATIGKIKELKERYRNISMSDTSRWSNQGVAFTRQLWNMLELSEAMTLGALLRNESRGAHYKPEFPNRNDEEFLKTTKASWSADGPQISYEEVDVSLIPPRVRDYSKD
- the sdhB gene encoding succinate dehydrogenase iron-sulfur subunit; the protein is MAETAAAPKNVKFIITRQDEPETSPYTEEFELAYRPGMNVISALMEIQRNPVNAKGDSTVPVCWESNCLEEVCGACSMVINGKPRQACAALIDNLEQPVRIEPMKTFPVVRDLVIDRSRMFNALKRVKAWIPIDGTYDLGPGPRMPEKKRQWAYELSKCMTCGVCLEACPNVNEKTNFIGPAAISQVRLFNAHPTGEMNSDERLEALMEDGGIDGCGNSQNCVRACPKGIPLTTSIAEINKQTTKHMFKRWLGV
- a CDS encoding carbohydrate-binding protein, coding for MIRSAGNIRQRFMMWLGMAVLILAVSLPLAPDVVSAASAFTQTAASGYSSQSGIQLEASSEGGQNVAFIDNGDYIAFNNVEFGSGAASIDVRVASNNSGGTIEVRLDSLNGTLLGTVAVPGTGGWQAWQTQSATVSPVSGVHTLYLKFTGGAGNLFNVLWFKFNAPSAGGDVVGKLFAGYQGWFNAAGDGSPNGGWVHWSKNSSAPAAGSTVNFDLYPDLREYSKLYQTSLANLGNGAAAKLFSSYDQETVNKHFEWMQTYNIDGAALQRFGADESDAPNGWKSNRDSVAVKVKSAAEAYNRKFYVMYDITGMNAGNWVNAVKHDWTVNVVNAMHLPSSSAYAKQNGKTVVCLWGIGFTDRPGTAAESAELISWFKNQGIYVIGGVPTYWRDGINDSKTGFLNVYKSLDMISPWYVGRFGMAEADSFKTNLLQPDYAWTGQNGIAYQPVIFPGFSWANMTGGPQNQIPRAHGDFMWRQAYNIKSSGISTGYIAMFDEYDEGTAIAKAAENSSMIPANQYFLTLNADGVAVSSDFYLRLAGDINRLFKDQIPLTVNHPTSHQ
- a CDS encoding family 43 glycosylhydrolase, which translates into the protein MSMRNMNPAITSIYTADPSAHVWEDGRMYIYASHDTDPARGCDLMDRYHVFSSGDMVSWRDEGEILGSADVKWGRPEGGFMWAPDCAYKNGTYYFYYPHPSGSDWNHTWKIGVATSTEPARGFTDQGYIEGLGGFSMIDPAVFVDEDNRAYMYYGGGGTCEAGEMNGDMMSIRGSMQEMEGLEDFHEAAWVFKRNGVYYLTYADNLEGSNRMRYATSDQPLGPWTYRGIFLEPTGCPTTHGSVAEFKGQWYLFYHNQELSGEETLRSICIDELHFNPDGSIRTVVQTREGVKPAGEAPQPHPEMKVYAAADSEASGGAVIIAAEGVSAVAGLEAADACCQFHEVDGGVRGGRAEIRLQYAAAEPLSKLRLTVNGRDYSLVNAPSTGGTAVFTGCTGLTVKLEPGSGNLITWTAGRGDIRICRMTVSPLGD
- a CDS encoding NAD(P)-dependent oxidoreductase is translated as METIAVTGGSGKLGSAVIRALQHAGYGAVSIDRRTSGELSCRQLIVDLSDLGQLASALQGADAVIHLAAIPAPLLYPPAHIFTNNVLSGYNVLEAAGLLGIRRVVLGSSESSYGFAWAPQPFSPEYVPVDEQHPQQPRECYGLSKVVNEATAAMFSRRGGMKTVSLRFSTVMTEAEYAHIQPAQPERYVRTLWSYIDIRDAAAACLAALKHGEAAPGNLNITADDTLSAWPTDRLLNEFYPEVLDRRSRFEGREAVVSNRLAKETLHWQPRYSWMEGRQASQT
- a CDS encoding enolase C-terminal domain-like protein; amino-acid sequence: MAIIKAIRCIRTRADGSWTIVQILTDCDGLYGLGSASDLYNPEAVVQVIEQLFAPLLTGRDTAYIEELWQTMQHSAYWRNGSVTQTAISGIDMALWDILGKEAGLPVYRLLGGAVRSAVPCYGHASGHTVSELKEEVHRYLAEGYPVIRCQLGGYGGGGFVPGGQTRLPEPSWIQGRAFDEQAYLQAVPDMFEQLRAEFGSTVGLTHDVHEHLSPIAAIQLSKLLEPYSLFYLEDALPPEQLGWYRQLRAQSSTPQAVGELFTNPQEWLPLVQERLIDFLRVRVSKAGGISACRKIAAVCEAFGVRTAWQEGGENDPVNQAAAVHLDLAAWNFGIQEINHFREEELEAFPGHIRRSGGYLYPAEKPGLGIELDEVKAKGLLHSGWKRSAYYHPYPLDRKADGTLVRP